From Brienomyrus brachyistius isolate T26 unplaced genomic scaffold, BBRACH_0.4 scaffold58, whole genome shotgun sequence, a single genomic window includes:
- the LOC125724890 gene encoding stonustoxin subunit alpha-like: MSYNHPGDSGVKLLSAVLEDPSYKLEKLNVDHGGECRTRPGLQKYSCQLTLDPNTANRDLSLSGGNRKVINEWWAKQTYPDHPERFDGWCPQVLCRESLTGRCYWELSGMELQPG; this comes from the exons atgagctacaatcacccaggagactcaggagtgaagctgctctctgctgtactggaggatcctagctataaactggagaagctgaa tgtggatcacggtggagagtgcaggaccagaccaggcttacagaaat actcctgccagctgacgctggaccccaacacagcaaacagagacctgtctctgtcaggggggaacaggaaggtgataaATGAGTGGTGGGCAAAGCAgacatatcctgatcatccagagagatttgacggctggtgcccccaagttctgtgcagagagagtctgactggccgctgttactgggagctgagtgggatggagttgcagcctggatag